The following coding sequences are from one Pseudomonas mendocina window:
- the flgH gene encoding flagellar basal body L-ring protein FlgH produces the protein MNRQMLCFPLLAGLLLGSGCVAPTAKPDDPYYAPVLPRTPLPAAQNNGSIYQAGFENGLYDDRKAFRVGDIITITLNERTQASKNANSALKKDSSGTLGVPNLFGMTVAPDNPLRSLSALGMTNNNLSLDASWDSQRANTGSGQAGQSNSLSGSVTVTVAEVLPNGILAVRGEKWMTLNTGDELMRISGLVRADDISTDNTVSSTRVADARITYSGTGAFADASQPGWMSRFFMSPLWPF, from the coding sequence ATGAACCGGCAAATGCTCTGTTTCCCCCTGTTGGCTGGCCTGCTGCTGGGCAGCGGCTGCGTGGCGCCAACAGCCAAGCCGGATGATCCCTATTACGCGCCGGTGTTGCCACGTACGCCGTTGCCGGCTGCGCAGAACAACGGCTCGATCTATCAGGCCGGTTTCGAAAATGGCCTGTATGACGACCGCAAGGCATTTCGCGTGGGTGACATCATCACCATCACCCTGAATGAGCGTACCCAGGCCAGCAAGAACGCCAACAGTGCGCTGAAGAAAGACAGTAGCGGAACCCTGGGGGTGCCCAACCTGTTCGGCATGACTGTCGCCCCGGATAACCCGTTGCGCAGCCTCAGCGCTCTGGGCATGACCAACAACAATCTGAGTCTGGATGCGAGCTGGGATTCCCAGCGTGCCAACACGGGATCCGGTCAGGCGGGGCAGAGTAACAGTTTGTCTGGCTCGGTCACCGTGACCGTCGCTGAAGTGCTGCCCAACGGCATTCTGGCGGTGCGTGGCGAGAAGTGGATGACCCTCAACACCGGCGATGAACTGATGCGTATTTCCGGTCTGGTTCGTGCTGACGATATCTCTACCGACAACACCGTGTCTTCCACTCGGGTTGCCGATGCGCGCATCACCTATTCCGGGACTGGTGCCTTCGCCGACGCCAGCCAACCCGGTTGGATGAGCCGTTTCTTCATGAGCCCGCTGTGGCCGTTCTGA
- a CDS encoding flagellar basal body P-ring protein FlgI — MLACMLLSLPTQAERLKDLASIQGVRSNQLIGYGLVVGLNGSGDQTTQTPFTVQTFNNMLAQFGIKVPPGGNVQLKNVAAVSVHADLPAFAKPGQTIDITISSIGNAKSLRGGSLLMTPLKGIDGNVYAIAQGNLVVGGFDASGADGSRITVNVPSAGRIPGGATVERPVPSGFDQGNYLTLNLNRPDFTTAKNIVDQINDLLGPGVAQAIDGGSIRVSAPLDPNQRVDYLSILENLQVEAGKAVAKVIINSRTGTIVIGQDVKVQPAAVTHGSLTVTITEDPIVSQPEALSGGQTAVVPRSRVGAEEEAKPMFKFGPGTSLDEIVRAVNQVGAAPSDLMAILEALKQAGALQADLIVI, encoded by the coding sequence ATGCTCGCATGCATGTTGCTGAGTCTGCCGACTCAGGCCGAACGCCTGAAGGATCTGGCCTCGATCCAGGGTGTACGCAGCAACCAGTTGATCGGTTATGGCCTGGTGGTCGGCCTCAACGGCAGTGGCGACCAGACCACCCAGACGCCGTTCACCGTACAGACCTTCAACAACATGCTGGCGCAGTTCGGCATCAAGGTGCCGCCAGGCGGCAACGTGCAGCTCAAGAACGTCGCTGCGGTGTCGGTGCATGCCGACCTGCCGGCGTTCGCCAAGCCGGGGCAGACCATCGACATCACCATCTCTTCCATTGGTAACGCCAAGAGCCTGCGCGGTGGCAGCTTGTTAATGACGCCGCTCAAGGGCATCGACGGCAATGTCTACGCCATCGCCCAGGGCAACCTTGTGGTCGGTGGCTTCGATGCCAGTGGTGCCGATGGTTCGCGGATCACCGTCAACGTGCCGTCTGCCGGTCGTATTCCCGGTGGTGCCACCGTGGAGCGTCCGGTGCCGAGCGGTTTCGATCAGGGCAACTACCTGACCCTGAATCTCAATCGCCCCGATTTCACTACGGCGAAGAACATCGTCGACCAGATCAATGACCTGCTCGGCCCAGGCGTGGCCCAGGCCATCGATGGCGGTTCGATTCGGGTCAGCGCGCCGCTCGATCCCAATCAGCGCGTCGACTACCTGTCGATTCTGGAGAATCTGCAGGTCGAGGCCGGCAAGGCGGTGGCCAAGGTCATCATCAACTCGCGTACCGGCACCATCGTCATCGGCCAGGACGTCAAGGTACAGCCAGCGGCCGTGACCCATGGCAGCCTGACCGTGACCATCACCGAAGACCCCATCGTCAGTCAGCCTGAAGCGCTCTCCGGTGGTCAGACCGCAGTGGTGCCGCGTTCTCGCGTGGGCGCCGAGGAAGAGGCCAAGCCGATGTTCAAGTTCGGCCCTGGCACCAGCCTCGACGAGATCGTGCGCGCGGTTAACCAGGTAGGCGCGGCGCCTTCCGACCTGATGGCCATCCTGGAGGCGCTCAAGCAAGCCGGCGCCCTTCAGGCCGACCTGATCGTGATCTGA
- the flgJ gene encoding flagellar assembly peptidoglycan hydrolase FlgJ has translation MDSRLSAGLLGNGKSPVDSGAFTDLNRLNQFKVGGDTEQNIRKVAQEFESLFMNEMLKAMRSANAAFGEGNFMNSNESKTYQDMHDQQLAVTLSKEGRGIGLADVLVRQMSKIKQASSRPNPFAQIEQPAAAQSEANADKAASSEGFRDDVALLNRRRLAVPGKLADRLLAGIVPSAAEGDGKTLTGSDWIPAQATPAPQGKSLSLGNSDALTGRRIAQPPLAPGKAAFSSPQEFVATMLPMAEAAAEKIGVDPRYLVAQAALETGWGKSIIRTGDGDSSHNLFGIKAHGGWEGDSARVLTTEYKGGKAVKEAASFRTYESYAHSFDDYVSFLQGNGRYEKALNATENPERFVKELQQAGYATDPNYARKISQIARKMQTYQAVAAADSSTTRI, from the coding sequence ATGGATTCTCGACTCTCAGCCGGTCTGCTCGGCAACGGCAAGAGCCCGGTCGACAGCGGTGCGTTTACCGACCTGAACCGTCTCAACCAGTTCAAGGTGGGCGGCGACACCGAGCAGAACATCCGCAAGGTCGCTCAGGAGTTCGAGTCGCTGTTCATGAACGAAATGCTCAAGGCCATGCGTTCGGCCAACGCCGCGTTCGGTGAGGGCAACTTCATGAACAGCAACGAGAGCAAGACCTACCAGGACATGCATGACCAGCAGTTGGCTGTGACGTTGTCCAAGGAAGGTCGTGGCATTGGCCTGGCTGACGTGCTGGTGCGGCAGATGTCGAAGATCAAGCAGGCATCCAGCCGGCCCAACCCGTTCGCGCAGATCGAGCAGCCAGCTGCGGCGCAGAGTGAAGCGAATGCTGACAAAGCCGCCAGCAGCGAAGGTTTCCGTGACGATGTCGCGTTGCTCAACCGTCGCCGCCTGGCTGTGCCGGGCAAGCTGGCGGATCGTCTGTTGGCTGGCATAGTGCCTTCGGCCGCAGAGGGCGATGGCAAGACCCTGACCGGCAGCGACTGGATTCCAGCGCAGGCGACTCCTGCTCCGCAGGGCAAGAGCCTGAGCCTGGGCAACAGTGATGCCCTGACTGGGCGGCGTATCGCTCAGCCTCCGCTGGCACCGGGCAAGGCGGCGTTCAGCTCGCCGCAGGAGTTCGTTGCCACCATGCTGCCGATGGCCGAAGCAGCGGCTGAGAAAATCGGTGTCGACCCGCGCTATCTGGTGGCGCAGGCCGCTCTGGAAACGGGGTGGGGCAAGTCGATCATCCGTACCGGTGATGGCGACAGCAGCCACAACCTGTTCGGCATCAAGGCTCATGGTGGTTGGGAAGGCGACTCGGCACGAGTTCTCACCACCGAATACAAGGGTGGCAAGGCCGTCAAGGAAGCCGCCAGTTTCCGTACCTACGAATCCTATGCCCACAGCTTCGATGATTACGTGAGCTTCCTGCAGGGCAACGGTCGTTACGAAAAGGCGCTGAACGCCACCGAGAACCCGGAGCGTTTCGTCAAGGAGCTGCAGCAGGCCGGTTACGCGACCGACCCGAACTACGCGCGCAAGATTTCGCAGATCGCTCGCAAGATGCAGACCTATCAGGCCGTGGCTGCTGCCGACAGCAGCACTACAAGGATTTGA